The Pseudofrankia sp. DC12 region CCACCTCCACACCGACGACGGCACCACCGCCACCGTCATCGCCACCGGCCGTCCTCCCCGGCAGCGGCGACATGTGGGACCTCACCATCAACCACACCCACACCTTCTACATCGAGACCTCGACGACCTCAGCCATCCTGGAGAGTGAATCTCCCGGACACGGAGACGCTGGGACTGCGGGTGCCACGGATGCCGGCGTCGGCATTCTGGTCCACAATTGCGGCCCTGGCGATGTCGTTCCGTATCGGCCAACGCAGCCCGGCCTTGAAAACCATCATGGTGTTCTGGATGTCTGGGCGCGGAATAATGTTCCCGGCTACGGAATTCGGCCCGCGGACAGCACGACAGTAGCGCTCACGCCCGCGCAGCATGCTGCGACAAAGGCAGCGTACCGTGACTGGCTCGAGGAACAGACGGGTAGGCGTGTCGGCGGCAAGGTTGATTGGACCTCGATCGGCCCGCAGGAGATATACTCGCTGTCAGAGCGGATGTTCGATGCGGCCGGTGTCTCGCAGGAGAGCCGTCTCGCATATTACTCGCAATACACGAGCTACCTCTACGGACTTGGGTGATGGGAATTGGGCGAAATTACCGAACTCGTTGCTGCGATCTCGCGGGATGAAAGATGCATCGTACTACCGCCGAGCGGTCAACCGGTAGTCCCTGGGCGCCGTACCCCCGACGATCTCCGCGAGTTTTACACTATTTGCGGTGGTATCAACCTCTTCCAGGACTCGAATTACTCATGGGCAATTTCGAGCCCTGACCACCTCGCTCCGACAAATGTCGAGGTGATCGGCGATCAGGTAAACGATGACATCACGACGACCTGGTACATAGTCGCACGTGACAGTGGAGACAGTTCGGCGTTGATCAGTATCGACCTGGGCGACGACAGGTTGGGTTGGTGCTACGACAGCGATGTAGAGGTCCACGGCGTAGCAGGTAGCTGCGCTGTCATTTCTCATTCGTTCGCCGAACTTCTCAGAGCTCTATACGCGGCGCGAGGTGACTACCTTTTTTGGGGTGCGCCCGACTTTATTGGCCTAGGTGATGCCTACGATTGACATGTAAGTAAGTTGTCGGTCTGGGAGGGAGGGCCCCGGCCCCCGGGACCAACCCGAGCAGTGGTCCCGCCGCTGCCTACAGTCCGCCCCAGGCGAGTGACCCGTGGTCGACCGGCGCTATTTCGGTCCTCTATGCCAGCCTCACGCAGCCGTGTTCGGCTACGCCGGGTGAGGTCGCCCTCGCCGCGGCCTGCCGGCCCGGCAGGCCCGACCCGCCTGCCCAGCCCCAGAAGCACTGCGGCTTTGGTTGCCATGCTCTCGGCTGGGCCCACACCGGCGCCAGCACCGTCGCCAATACCGCGACCGGCGTCTACAACTACGCGAGGAACCACCCCGTCGACGCCGCGCTCGACGTCGCGATGGTCGCGCTCGCGTTCGTCCCGGTCGGCGGCGAACTCGCAGACGGAGCCATCCTCGGCGCCAGACTCGCCGAAGGCGCCGACGAAGCACTCACCCTCACACGCGGCGCCGAAGAAGCCGACAGCGCCGGCAGTGCGCTGCTGAAATCCTGTCGACTGAACAGCTTCACCGCCAGCACCCTGGTCCTGATGGCCGACGGCACATCCAAACCCATCGACCAGATCCACGTCGGTGACACCGTCCAAGCCACCGACCCCACCACCGGTAAGACCAGCACCCAGCCGGTGACCGCCGTCATGGTCCACCACGACACCGACCTCCTCGACCTCACCATCCAGGCCGACGGCGTCACCTCGCTGATCCACACCACCGACCACCACCCGTTCTGGGACGACACCACCCACACCTGGACCGACGCCGGCCGCCTCACCCCCGGCGACCACCTCCACACCGACGACGGCACCACCGCCACCGTCATCGTCATCGCCACCGCCGTCCTCCCCGGCAGCGGCGACATGTGGGACCTCACCATCAACCACACCCACACCTTCTACGTCCTCACCACCAACGCGGGTACTCTGAGGCGTGAATACCCCAGCCACACGGACGATGGCGGAACTACAAACGGCACGGCTGTCGGTGTCGGTATTCTTGTTCACAATGCATGTCTGCCCGAGTTGCGTAATTGGAGTAGTCAGCGCTTCCAGTTCGGGCAAGCCCAGTTCCAACTAGACAAGAAGGGGCTGACACACATCCTTGAGCGGCAT contains the following coding sequences:
- a CDS encoding polymorphic toxin-type HINT domain-containing protein, which gives rise to MVALAFVPVGGELADGAILGARLAEGADEALTLTRGAEEADSAGSALLKSCRLNSFTASTLVLMADGTSKPIDQIHVGDTVQATDPTTGKTSTQPVTAVMVHHDTDLLDLTIQADGVTSLIHTTDHHPFWDDTTHTWTDAGRLTPGDHLHTDDGTTATVIVIATAVLPGSGDMWDLTINHTHTFYVLTTNAGTLRREYPSHTDDGGTTNGTAVGVGILVHNACLPELRNWSSQRFQFGQAQFQLDKKGLTHILERHHLDYWDGSVKARQTFFDSSMSIDDVQAAIGEVARQNRTQLMRIGSGIDQIQGAVGGVDYVLGVSRGRIGQFFPGTLP